A single genomic interval of Bradyrhizobium sp. sBnM-33 harbors:
- a CDS encoding helix-turn-helix domain-containing GNAT family N-acetyltransferase, with the protein MSQSGDQVQAVRAFNRFYTRKLGLIEPKLLHSPFTLQEARIIYEIAHRPTCTATDLTRDLGLDPGFLSRTLQALQRRQIVTRKPSKNDGRVNELSLTAKGRAASAELERRSREEVGSLLASLEDGQRAAVVQAMKTIERALEGPTEKPAAFLLRSHRPGDIGWVISSQAKAYAEEYGWDISYEALVAEICAQFIKNYDASREHCWIAETGGEPVGSIFLVKGSDDVAKLRLLLVEKKARGLGVGRALVEQCVRSAREKGYKKMTLWTQSILVAARGIYQAAGFRRVKEEPHHSFGVDLVGETWELEL; encoded by the coding sequence ATGTCTCAATCCGGCGATCAGGTCCAGGCGGTTCGCGCCTTCAACCGCTTCTACACCCGCAAGCTCGGCCTGATCGAGCCGAAGCTCTTGCACAGCCCCTTCACGCTGCAGGAAGCGCGTATCATCTACGAGATCGCGCATCGCCCGACCTGCACCGCCACCGACCTCACCCGCGACCTCGGCCTCGATCCCGGCTTCCTGAGCCGGACCTTGCAGGCGCTGCAGCGCCGCCAGATCGTGACGCGAAAGCCGTCAAAGAATGACGGCCGCGTCAACGAACTCTCGCTGACCGCCAAAGGCCGCGCCGCCTCTGCCGAGCTCGAGCGCCGCTCGCGTGAGGAGGTCGGAAGCCTGCTCGCTTCGCTCGAAGACGGTCAGCGCGCCGCTGTCGTGCAGGCGATGAAGACGATCGAGCGGGCACTGGAAGGGCCCACGGAGAAGCCAGCCGCTTTTCTCTTGCGCAGCCATCGGCCCGGCGACATCGGCTGGGTGATCTCGAGCCAGGCAAAGGCCTATGCCGAGGAGTATGGCTGGGACATCAGCTACGAGGCACTGGTCGCCGAGATCTGCGCGCAGTTCATCAAGAACTATGACGCTTCGCGCGAGCATTGCTGGATTGCGGAAACAGGCGGCGAACCGGTCGGCTCGATCTTTCTGGTGAAGGGCAGTGATGACGTCGCAAAGCTGCGGCTGTTGCTAGTGGAGAAAAAAGCGCGCGGGCTCGGCGTCGGCCGCGCACTCGTCGAGCAATGCGTCCGCTCGGCCCGCGAGAAGGGCTACAAGAAAATGACGCTGTGGACCCAAAGCATCCTTGTCGCCGCGCGCGGCATCTATCAGGCCGCAGGCTTCCGTCGCGTCAAGGAAGAGCCGCACCACAGCTTTGGCGTCGATCTCGTCGGCGAAACCTGGGAATTGGAGTTATAA
- a CDS encoding nuclear transport factor 2 family protein: protein MSAAANKKLVQQVYTDSANRSGTTFLDNLAEDATWIVTGQYSWSHEFKGREAINSGLMGHFRSFFAVRPRTVAFNFIAEGDYVVVEARGDNVTKDGVRYDNQYCMVWRIEDGKIKEIKEYCDSALVERVLGPFPAERKLAAVV from the coding sequence ATGAGCGCAGCAGCGAACAAGAAACTAGTGCAGCAGGTCTATACGGATTCCGCCAACCGGAGCGGGACGACATTTCTCGATAACCTTGCCGAGGACGCGACCTGGATCGTCACCGGGCAATATTCGTGGTCACACGAGTTCAAGGGGCGTGAGGCGATCAATAGCGGACTGATGGGCCATTTCCGCTCGTTCTTCGCGGTACGCCCGCGCACGGTGGCGTTCAACTTCATCGCGGAAGGTGATTACGTCGTGGTCGAAGCACGCGGCGATAACGTCACCAAGGACGGGGTTCGATACGACAATCAATACTGCATGGTCTGGCGCATCGAGGACGGCAAGATCAAGGAGATCAAGGAATACTGCGACTCCGCGCTGGTCGAGCGTGTGCTCGGGCCGTTTCCGGCAGAACGAAAACTCGCCGCAGTGGTTTAA
- a CDS encoding glycosyl transferase: MLSVIIPTEGIEQPAVATLAALVPGAAAGVIREVLLVDGTGNGVIERVADVAGCRFLRFEGTRAAALAAGARAARSPWLMFLHAGAVLDSGWIDETTQFIQNVSSSGRPRAGVFRYARSPYADTRLRDGFKFVARMIAGPSAEQGLLIARDHYERLGGYRPDARRSETRLLRQLGRSARTQLRSRIIVVA; this comes from the coding sequence ATGTTGAGCGTTATCATCCCGACCGAGGGAATAGAACAACCCGCCGTTGCCACGCTGGCAGCGCTGGTGCCGGGAGCCGCAGCCGGCGTCATCCGCGAAGTGCTGTTGGTAGACGGAACCGGTAACGGCGTGATCGAACGGGTGGCCGACGTGGCCGGCTGTCGCTTTCTCAGGTTTGAGGGAACACGCGCCGCGGCATTGGCCGCCGGCGCGCGGGCGGCGCGCTCGCCATGGCTGATGTTCCTGCACGCCGGCGCGGTGCTCGACAGCGGCTGGATCGACGAGACCACGCAGTTCATCCAAAACGTATCGAGCAGCGGCCGGCCGCGCGCCGGAGTGTTTCGCTATGCCCGCTCGCCCTATGCTGACACGCGACTGCGCGACGGCTTCAAATTCGTCGCCCGCATGATCGCCGGGCCATCGGCGGAACAGGGGCTCCTGATCGCCCGCGATCATTATGAGCGGCTTGGCGGCTACCGGCCGGATGCCCGCCGCTCAGAGACGCGATTGCTGCGCCAACTCGGTCGCTCGGCGCGCACCCAGTTGCGCAGCCGGATTATCGTCGTCGCATAG
- a CDS encoding DUF3551 domain-containing protein, with product MRLLTLAAATMSLAASFTFAGTLPSHADANWPVCSRTYGTNDGLRCDFQNFQQCRAHVSGMTGSCLENPRASQSSGASRSRRKPLSN from the coding sequence ATGCGTCTGCTCACTTTGGCTGCCGCGACCATGTCGCTTGCAGCATCATTCACCTTCGCGGGCACGCTGCCAAGCCATGCTGATGCCAATTGGCCAGTTTGCTCCCGGACTTATGGGACGAATGACGGGCTGCGTTGCGATTTCCAGAATTTCCAACAGTGCCGCGCCCATGTCAGCGGCATGACGGGAAGCTGCCTCGAGAATCCTCGAGCGAGCCAGAGTTCTGGAGCATCGCGTTCAAGGCGAAAACCGCTATCCAACTAA
- the moaB gene encoding molybdenum cofactor biosynthesis protein B: protein MSSIDETKQFVPLNIAVLTVSDTRSLADDKSGATLADRLTAAGHHLAAREIIVDDVDAIRIIIKRWIADPNVDAIITTGGTGFTGRDVTPEAIEPLFEKRMDGFSIAFHMLSHAKIGTSTVQSRATAGVAGATFIFCLPGSPGACRDAWDGILAAQLDYRTRPCNFVEIMPRLDEHLRRPKAKGASA, encoded by the coding sequence ATGTCCTCCATCGACGAAACAAAACAATTCGTGCCGCTCAACATCGCCGTGCTGACGGTCTCGGACACCCGCTCGCTGGCCGACGACAAATCCGGCGCGACGCTGGCGGACCGGCTGACAGCGGCGGGCCATCATCTCGCCGCGCGCGAGATCATCGTCGACGACGTCGATGCGATCCGCATCATCATCAAGCGCTGGATCGCCGATCCCAATGTCGATGCGATTATCACCACTGGCGGCACCGGTTTCACCGGCCGTGACGTGACGCCGGAGGCGATCGAGCCGCTATTCGAGAAGCGGATGGATGGTTTTTCCATCGCCTTCCATATGCTGAGCCATGCCAAGATCGGCACCTCGACAGTGCAGAGCCGCGCCACTGCCGGCGTTGCGGGGGCGACCTTCATCTTCTGCCTGCCGGGATCGCCGGGCGCCTGCCGCGATGCATGGGACGGCATCCTCGCCGCCCAGCTCGATTACCGCACGCGCCCCTGCAATTTCGTCGAGATCATGCCGCGGCTGGATGAGCACCTGCGGCGGCCTAAAGCCAAAGGCGCCTCGGCGTAA
- a CDS encoding EF-hand domain-containing protein: MLLGGSNAVLSQQSAPQQYIVPPGEQLLLSRLPSGSEFGPYLYELRAHFFHLDADTDGKLTQRDIDLHTLMEAIQARTIALNSIMRLDLDGDGAVTEDEIRRTTRYDRRGQVALAASNSAGKKQAADAEEQIENYIRSVMALDTDKDGKVSFSEAGMYGEPSRRRAAGQGGLSALVRQAMTLATQPPYELTLVDYQAAGEALFRKIDSDNDFKISQQELTGYRRKPEPPDAAVRDAAAEAAKNRLAEQAEIARKKQEAVEAERSACAMPKASDKARVVLFSGYQTEALSSVTLGSQDVVVHAGRVVVEPGPEPLYIVISTYSATIWQISGATERIERIVLSSSRTGPKGANAQRLSLVGATGIAPERVVFFSRSDCLGYFYESPSSSSIQTVATVRNATGKEPEVVASKYSVSSFAVPSGKIETVRAQGQPLVIEKSQGTLKIVGNSSDVIVQAGPSRARDEMYRFFPGGVIDIDPKTVVASVPPAAYEVLPSQAGLVQLLSTGAVTQNRMEEYIVRQKIRFPPGLAGAHSVTFLIMKGTPYPDGDPAHSCVIMEETGERKGAACRSR; the protein is encoded by the coding sequence ATGTTGCTGGGCGGCTCCAATGCGGTCCTGTCACAGCAATCCGCGCCGCAGCAATACATTGTGCCGCCCGGAGAGCAGTTACTGCTCTCGCGCCTGCCGAGCGGGTCGGAGTTTGGCCCCTATCTCTACGAACTGCGCGCCCATTTCTTCCACCTCGACGCCGATACCGACGGCAAGCTGACGCAGCGTGACATCGATCTTCATACATTGATGGAAGCGATCCAGGCCCGGACAATAGCGTTGAACTCCATCATGCGTCTGGATCTCGATGGTGACGGCGCGGTGACCGAAGACGAAATCCGTCGGACGACGAGGTACGACCGGAGGGGGCAAGTTGCTCTCGCCGCGTCGAACTCAGCAGGAAAAAAGCAGGCAGCCGACGCGGAGGAGCAGATCGAAAACTACATACGATCGGTCATGGCGCTGGATACCGACAAAGACGGGAAGGTAAGCTTTTCGGAAGCCGGCATGTACGGCGAGCCCAGCAGGCGGCGCGCAGCCGGACAAGGCGGCCTTTCTGCTCTCGTTCGTCAAGCCATGACGCTGGCCACTCAGCCTCCGTACGAACTCACACTTGTCGATTATCAGGCGGCAGGCGAGGCGCTATTTCGCAAGATCGACTCCGACAATGACTTCAAGATTTCGCAGCAGGAACTGACCGGTTATCGTCGCAAGCCGGAACCGCCTGACGCTGCGGTGCGCGACGCCGCAGCGGAGGCCGCGAAAAATCGCCTCGCCGAGCAAGCCGAAATCGCGCGAAAAAAGCAGGAAGCTGTTGAGGCCGAGCGGTCGGCGTGCGCCATGCCGAAGGCCTCCGACAAGGCGAGGGTCGTTCTGTTCAGCGGCTATCAAACCGAGGCGCTGTCGAGCGTGACGCTGGGATCGCAGGATGTCGTCGTCCACGCCGGGCGCGTCGTCGTCGAGCCCGGACCTGAGCCGCTTTACATCGTCATCTCGACCTACAGCGCAACGATTTGGCAAATCAGCGGGGCGACTGAAAGAATCGAGCGAATAGTGTTGAGTAGCTCGCGGACCGGTCCCAAGGGAGCGAACGCGCAACGGCTATCGCTGGTCGGCGCGACCGGCATCGCGCCGGAACGGGTCGTCTTCTTCTCCCGATCCGATTGCCTGGGCTATTTTTATGAAAGCCCTTCGAGTTCGTCGATCCAGACGGTTGCTACAGTCCGTAACGCAACAGGCAAAGAGCCGGAGGTCGTGGCCTCGAAGTATTCCGTCAGCAGCTTTGCCGTGCCATCCGGAAAAATCGAGACGGTGCGGGCACAGGGGCAGCCGCTCGTCATCGAGAAAAGTCAGGGAACGCTCAAAATCGTTGGCAATAGCAGCGACGTGATCGTTCAGGCCGGACCAAGCCGGGCGCGTGATGAAATGTATCGGTTTTTCCCGGGTGGAGTGATCGATATCGATCCGAAAACAGTCGTCGCCAGCGTGCCGCCCGCGGCCTATGAAGTACTTCCCTCACAAGCCGGGCTTGTTCAACTGCTTTCTACAGGTGCGGTGACCCAGAACCGCATGGAAGAATACATTGTTCGGCAGAAGATCCGGTTTCCGCCAGGGCTTGCCGGCGCGCATTCGGTGACGTTCCTCATCATGAAGGGAACGCCATATCCCGACGGCGATCCGGCGCACTCATGTGTAATCATGGAAGAGACAGGCGAACGCAAGGGAGCGGCCTGCCGAAGTCGATAG
- a CDS encoding PA0069 family radical SAM protein produces the protein MSRASSHALKHPPVTAPSEPAGATPFPELAVAIERQRRRGRGAQSNDSGRFEAEARVAFDDGWQSLDDLPPFKTTVSLDTSRKVITRNDSPDIGFDRSINPYRGCEHGCVYCFARPTHAFLGLSPGLDFESKLLAKPDAPELLEKELAAPGYEPRMIAIGTNTDPYQPIEREHKIMRGILEVLDRAGHPVGIVTKSALVTRDIDILQRMAKRNLAKVAISVTTLDPKLARTMEPRASTPPKRLEALRQLSQAGIPATVMVAPVIPALNDSEIERILDAAAHAGVKEASYVLLRLPLEVRDLFREWLMANYPDRYRHVFTLIRDMRGGRDYDSQWGTRMKGTGPMAWMIGRRFEIACEKLGLNKRRSKLTTNHFVKPKRNGQQLSLF, from the coding sequence ATGAGCCGAGCATCCTCTCATGCCCTCAAGCACCCGCCGGTCACGGCGCCCTCCGAGCCGGCGGGTGCGACACCTTTTCCCGAGCTCGCGGTCGCCATCGAACGGCAGCGGCGACGCGGCCGCGGCGCGCAGTCCAACGACAGCGGCCGGTTCGAAGCCGAGGCGCGGGTCGCCTTTGACGATGGCTGGCAGAGTCTGGACGACCTGCCGCCGTTCAAGACCACGGTCTCGCTGGATACCTCGCGCAAGGTCATCACCCGCAACGACTCGCCCGACATCGGTTTCGATCGTTCGATCAATCCCTATCGCGGATGCGAGCATGGCTGCGTCTACTGCTTCGCGCGGCCGACCCACGCCTTCCTCGGCCTGTCGCCCGGACTCGATTTCGAATCCAAATTGCTCGCCAAGCCGGACGCGCCGGAACTGCTGGAGAAAGAACTGGCGGCGCCCGGTTATGAGCCGCGCATGATCGCGATCGGCACCAACACTGATCCCTATCAGCCGATCGAGCGCGAACACAAAATCATGCGCGGCATTCTCGAAGTGCTCGATCGAGCCGGTCATCCCGTCGGCATCGTGACCAAATCGGCGCTGGTGACACGCGACATCGATATTCTACAGCGAATGGCGAAGCGCAATTTGGCAAAGGTCGCGATTTCCGTGACCACGCTCGACCCTAAGCTCGCCCGCACGATGGAGCCGCGCGCCTCGACGCCGCCGAAGCGGCTGGAGGCGCTGCGGCAATTGTCGCAGGCCGGCATCCCCGCGACCGTGATGGTCGCACCCGTTATTCCAGCGTTGAACGATTCCGAGATCGAACGCATTCTCGATGCCGCGGCTCACGCCGGCGTCAAGGAAGCGAGTTACGTGCTGCTGCGGCTGCCGCTCGAAGTGCGCGACCTCTTTCGCGAGTGGCTGATGGCAAACTATCCCGACCGCTATCGTCACGTCTTCACCTTGATCCGCGACATGCGCGGCGGGCGCGACTACGACTCGCAATGGGGTACGCGGATGAAGGGTACCGGCCCGATGGCCTGGATGATCGGGCGGCGGTTCGAAATCGCCTGCGAGAAGCTCGGCCTCAACAAGCGGCGTTCGAAACTGACGACAAATCATTTCGTCAAGCCGAAGCGGAACGGACAGCAACTTAGTCTATTCTAG
- a CDS encoding site-specific DNA-methyltransferase → MVVSRRGASARAPRTKFESDSSVRIVVGDCVAEMSKLPAGSVDLVFADPPYNLQLKGDLKRPDESHVDAVNDDWDKFSSFAAYDDFTRAWLLACRRVMKPSATLWVIGSYHNIFRVGAIMQDLGFWVLNDIVWRKTNPMPNFRGRRFTNAHETMIWAARDEKAKGYTFNYEALKAANEDVQARSDWLIPLCTGEERLKGADGKKVHPTQKPEGLLARVLLSSSKPGDLVIDPFNGTGTTGAVAKRLGRRYIGFERDKTYAAAAEERIAAVEPLPGATLAPFMTARDAPRVAFSELIERGMIPPGTRLVDSKKRHGALVRADGAIMLGDKVGSIHRIGAVAQGSGACNGWTFWHVETKNGLKLIDELRAEIRSGMAAG, encoded by the coding sequence ATGGTTGTGTCGCGTCGCGGGGCGTCTGCAAGGGCGCCCCGCACTAAATTTGAGTCTGATTCAAGCGTTCGCATCGTCGTCGGCGATTGCGTCGCCGAGATGTCAAAGCTTCCGGCAGGTTCGGTCGATCTGGTGTTCGCAGATCCCCCGTACAACCTGCAGCTCAAGGGCGATCTCAAGCGTCCCGACGAATCCCATGTCGATGCTGTTAACGACGACTGGGACAAGTTTTCGTCATTCGCCGCTTACGATGATTTCACCCGCGCCTGGCTGCTCGCCTGCCGCCGCGTCATGAAACCATCGGCAACGCTGTGGGTGATCGGCTCCTACCACAATATTTTTCGCGTCGGCGCGATCATGCAGGACCTCGGCTTCTGGGTTCTCAACGACATCGTCTGGCGCAAGACCAACCCGATGCCGAATTTTCGCGGCCGCCGCTTCACCAATGCGCACGAGACCATGATCTGGGCCGCGCGTGACGAGAAGGCCAAGGGCTATACGTTCAATTACGAAGCGCTGAAGGCCGCCAATGAGGACGTGCAGGCGCGTTCCGACTGGCTGATTCCGCTTTGCACCGGCGAAGAACGCCTGAAAGGCGCCGACGGCAAGAAAGTGCACCCGACCCAGAAGCCGGAAGGGCTGCTGGCGCGCGTGCTGCTGTCGTCCTCGAAGCCCGGCGATCTCGTGATCGACCCCTTCAACGGCACCGGCACGACAGGCGCCGTGGCAAAACGTCTCGGCCGCCGCTACATCGGCTTCGAACGCGATAAGACCTATGCGGCTGCGGCCGAAGAACGCATCGCCGCCGTCGAACCGCTGCCCGGGGCAACGCTGGCGCCGTTCATGACCGCGCGCGACGCGCCGCGCGTCGCATTCTCGGAACTGATCGAGCGCGGCATGATTCCGCCCGGCACCAGGCTGGTCGATTCCAAGAAGCGTCACGGCGCGCTGGTTCGGGCGGACGGCGCCATCATGCTCGGCGACAAGGTCGGCTCCATTCACCGCATCGGCGCGGTGGCGCAGGGCTCCGGCGCCTGCAACGGCTGGACGTTCTGGCATGTCGAAACCAAGAACGGCCTGAAGCTGATCGACGAGTTGCGCGCCGAAATCCGCTCCGGGATGGCGGCGGGGTAG
- a CDS encoding DUF1127 domain-containing protein, which yields MRTWRKRSRTRHQLAAMSGRELQDIGTCWAEVANEVAKPFWQR from the coding sequence GTGCGCACCTGGCGGAAGCGCAGCCGCACACGGCATCAATTGGCCGCGATGAGCGGGCGCGAGTTGCAGGATATCGGCACGTGCTGGGCGGAAGTTGCCAATGAGGTGGCCAAGCCGTTCTGGCAAAGATGA
- a CDS encoding neutral zinc metallopeptidase — protein sequence MRYDDFRRSDEIEDRRDGGGGTGGGGGFGLPMGGGGLGIGTIIVLGLVGYAFGIDPRILIGGAEILTGGGQAPTYQTDRRSGPAKTGAPKDEVGSMIAGILGEIDDRWSEIFQASGQNYTGPRIVLFRNATNGGRCGMAQSAMGPFYCPPDKQIFLDTSFFREVETRFRGCSGSACKFTAAYIIAHEAGHHIQNLLGILPRVQRLQQQAGSKAEANALQVKVELQADCLSGVWVNREEKKRPGFIEPGDIDAALRTATAIGDDTLQRQSTGRVVPDSFTHGSAAQRKQWFMTGYQQGTVQACNTFAAGAL from the coding sequence ATGCGTTACGATGATTTCCGCCGCAGCGACGAGATCGAGGACCGTCGCGACGGTGGCGGCGGAACGGGTGGCGGCGGCGGCTTTGGCCTGCCGATGGGCGGCGGCGGGCTCGGCATCGGCACCATCATCGTGCTCGGCCTTGTCGGCTATGCCTTCGGCATCGATCCGCGCATTCTGATCGGCGGCGCCGAAATCCTTACAGGTGGCGGGCAGGCGCCGACCTACCAGACCGATCGCAGGTCGGGTCCGGCCAAGACCGGCGCGCCGAAGGACGAAGTCGGCAGCATGATCGCCGGCATTCTCGGCGAGATCGACGACCGCTGGAGCGAGATCTTCCAGGCCAGCGGCCAGAATTATACCGGGCCGCGCATCGTGCTGTTTCGCAACGCCACCAATGGCGGCCGCTGCGGCATGGCGCAGTCGGCTATGGGACCATTCTACTGCCCGCCGGACAAACAGATCTTCCTCGACACCAGTTTCTTCCGCGAAGTCGAAACCCGTTTCCGCGGCTGTTCGGGCAGCGCCTGCAAATTCACGGCCGCCTACATCATCGCGCATGAGGCGGGACATCACATCCAGAACCTGCTCGGCATCCTGCCGCGCGTGCAGCGGCTGCAGCAGCAGGCCGGCAGTAAGGCGGAAGCCAATGCACTACAGGTGAAGGTCGAGCTGCAGGCGGATTGTCTTTCCGGCGTCTGGGTCAACCGGGAGGAGAAGAAGCGTCCAGGCTTCATCGAACCCGGCGATATCGACGCGGCGTTGAGGACGGCAACCGCGATCGGCGACGACACGCTACAGCGGCAGTCAACGGGCAGGGTGGTGCCCGACAGCTTCACCCACGGATCGGCTGCGCAGCGCAAGCAATGGTTCATGACCGGCTATCAGCAGGGCACGGTGCAGGCCTGCAACACGTTTGCGGCGGGGGCGTTGTGA
- a CDS encoding ribonuclease HII, whose product MIRDKSTKKPDGKSDKKAGKEQAELPKGVIAVAPPSFRRERALIKRGVWPVAGCDEAGRGPLAGPVVAAAVVLDPKRIPKGIDDSKRLTPERREELFEEICATSSFAVAFASPARIDRDNILRASLWALARSVHALPEMPKHVFVDGRDKIDAPCDCEAVIGGDGIVMSIAAASIIAKVTRDRLMSALALDCPGYGFESHKGYAVPEHREALDRLGPSIHHRRFFAPVIAARLKHYPETVEETVEPDLFSVDGEVTSDISATI is encoded by the coding sequence ATGATTCGGGACAAATCCACCAAAAAACCCGACGGGAAATCGGACAAGAAAGCCGGCAAGGAACAGGCCGAGCTGCCGAAGGGCGTGATCGCAGTCGCCCCGCCGAGCTTTCGCCGCGAGCGGGCGCTGATCAAGCGCGGCGTCTGGCCTGTCGCCGGCTGCGACGAGGCCGGGCGCGGTCCGCTGGCAGGTCCGGTGGTAGCGGCCGCGGTCGTCCTCGATCCCAAGCGAATCCCCAAAGGCATCGACGATTCCAAGCGGCTGACGCCCGAACGCCGCGAGGAATTGTTCGAGGAGATCTGCGCGACCTCGTCGTTTGCGGTCGCCTTTGCCTCACCCGCGCGGATCGACCGCGACAATATCTTGCGCGCTTCGCTCTGGGCGCTGGCGCGTTCCGTGCACGCGCTGCCCGAAATGCCGAAGCACGTGTTCGTCGATGGCCGCGACAAGATCGATGCGCCCTGCGACTGCGAGGCGGTGATCGGCGGCGACGGCATTGTCATGTCGATCGCAGCCGCCTCGATCATCGCCAAAGTGACGCGCGACCGCTTGATGAGCGCCTTGGCGCTGGATTGCCCGGGCTACGGCTTCGAAAGCCACAAGGGCTACGCCGTGCCGGAACATCGCGAGGCGTTGGACCGGTTAGGCCCAAGCATCCACCATCGCCGCTTTTTCGCACCCGTCATTGCCGCGCGGTTGAAACATTATCCCGAGACGGTCGAAGAGACAGTCGAACCTGATCTCTTCAGCGTGGACGGGGAGGTCACTTCCGATATCTCCGCCACGATCTGA
- a CDS encoding glutathione S-transferase family protein produces the protein MLKFYFNGSPNPTKVALFLEEAGLAYQPIAVDTRKGDQFKPEYLAINPNAKVPAIDDDGVKVFDSNAILLYLAEKTGKFLPANTPANRGELLSWLMFVATGVGPYSGQAVHFKHFAPEKIDYAHNRYQFEAQRHFGILNDHLANRRYMVGDTYTIVDMDVWGWARMMPFVMGEDAVAKYPNVKRLVDEIIARPAAAKAIALKDNFKFKAEMDDEARSNMFKHMAVKAA, from the coding sequence ATGCTCAAATTCTACTTCAACGGATCGCCCAACCCGACCAAGGTCGCCCTCTTCCTGGAGGAAGCCGGCCTCGCCTACCAGCCGATCGCCGTCGACACCCGCAAGGGCGACCAGTTCAAGCCGGAATATCTCGCCATCAATCCGAACGCCAAGGTGCCCGCGATCGACGACGACGGCGTCAAGGTGTTCGACAGCAACGCCATCCTGCTTTATCTGGCGGAAAAGACCGGCAAGTTTCTCCCCGCGAATACGCCGGCCAACCGTGGCGAATTGCTGTCATGGCTGATGTTCGTCGCCACGGGCGTCGGCCCGTATTCCGGCCAAGCCGTCCACTTCAAGCACTTTGCGCCGGAGAAGATCGACTACGCCCATAACCGGTACCAGTTCGAGGCGCAGCGGCACTTCGGCATTCTCAACGATCATCTGGCCAACCGCCGCTACATGGTCGGCGACACCTATACCATCGTCGACATGGACGTCTGGGGCTGGGCCCGCATGATGCCCTTCGTGATGGGCGAGGATGCGGTCGCAAAGTATCCCAACGTCAAGCGGCTGGTCGACGAGATCATCGCCCGGCCTGCGGCGGCCAAGGCGATCGCGCTGAAGGATAACTTCAAGTTCAAGGCCGAGATGGACGACGAGGCCCGCAGCAACATGTTCAAGCACATGGCGGTCAAGGCCGCCTGA
- a CDS encoding VOC family protein: protein MSTGKPVPRFTVITLGVSDMRASIAFYDALGFARKMRATGEAVAFFDTGGTVIALYPWDQLARDATLPDQPRPKTFRGTTLAWNCSSVEEVDTALDFAISCGGSLLKPAHKTDYGGYCGYFGDPDNHIWEVVVAPGIEVGEDRRVHLPD, encoded by the coding sequence ATGAGTACTGGTAAGCCAGTCCCCCGCTTCACGGTCATCACGCTTGGTGTTAGCGACATGCGCGCCAGCATCGCCTTTTATGATGCGCTCGGCTTTGCCCGAAAAATGCGCGCAACCGGCGAGGCGGTGGCATTCTTCGATACCGGCGGCACCGTGATCGCGCTCTACCCGTGGGACCAGCTCGCCCGCGACGCCACGCTGCCCGATCAGCCGCGGCCGAAAACCTTTCGCGGCACCACGCTCGCCTGGAATTGCAGCTCGGTCGAGGAGGTCGACACGGCACTCGATTTCGCAATCTCCTGCGGCGGGTCACTGTTGAAGCCCGCGCACAAGACCGACTACGGCGGCTACTGCGGCTATTTCGGCGATCCCGACAACCACATTTGGGAAGTCGTGGTCGCGCCCGGCATCGAGGTCGGCGAGGACCGGCGGGTGCATCTGCCGGATTAG